In Gemmatimonadales bacterium, the following proteins share a genomic window:
- a CDS encoding response regulator transcription factor — MTAKLKVLVADDHAVLRSGLRLLINGQPDMEVVAEAADGREAVRRTTESKPDVVLLDLTMPRTNALDTIRHVSRARPKAKVVVLTMHDHPAYAESAVAAGASGYVVKRMADTELLSVIRAVGRGRRAVDAPPAGARPVAEDARPGRAAGPRARALLSPRESQVLRYLALGFSNRQIGSRLRLSVKTVETFRARLSKKLGLRGRAALVRYALRTGLVSVETSSLDGGTAEAEQPA; from the coding sequence GTGACTGCCAAGCTCAAGGTGCTCGTCGCCGACGACCACGCGGTCCTGCGGTCGGGGCTGCGCCTGCTCATCAACGGCCAGCCCGACATGGAGGTGGTGGCCGAGGCCGCCGACGGCCGGGAGGCCGTGCGCCGCACCACGGAGTCCAAGCCGGACGTGGTGCTGCTCGACCTCACCATGCCCCGCACCAACGCGCTCGACACCATCCGTCACGTCTCCCGCGCCCGCCCGAAGGCCAAGGTCGTGGTGCTGACCATGCACGACCACCCGGCGTACGCGGAGTCGGCCGTCGCCGCCGGCGCCTCGGGCTACGTGGTCAAGCGCATGGCCGACACCGAGCTGCTCTCCGTCATTCGGGCCGTCGGCCGCGGACGGCGTGCCGTGGACGCACCGCCGGCCGGCGCTCGGCCGGTGGCCGAGGACGCGCGCCCCGGACGGGCCGCCGGCCCGCGGGCGCGGGCGCTGCTGAGCCCGCGCGAGAGCCAGGTGCTGCGCTACCTGGCCCTGGGATTCAGCAACCGTCAGATCGGCTCGCGCCTCAGGCTGAGCGTGAAGACGGTGGAGACCTTCCGCGCGCGCCTGTCGAAGAAGCTCGGTCTCAGGGGTCGCGCGGCGCTGGTGCGCTACGCGCTTCGCACCGGACTCGTGAGCGTCGAGACCTCGTCCCTGGACGGCGGCACGGCGGAGGCGGAGCAGCCGGCGTAG